The sequence below is a genomic window from Candidatus Eisenbacteria bacterium.
AGTTCAATCCTACCTTCGAGGACCGGTATCTCGTCTACCCCGAGCCGCTCTCCCTGCCGCGCATCACGCTCGCCCTCGTCCGGGCCCAGACGACCGGCGGGATTCTCTCCTATCTCCGCCGGCCGCGCGGTCCGGGCGCGGAGCCTCAACCGGTGGCCGCATCATGAAATGGCTGGGATCCATGCACCCATCGCCGCCGAGACGCTCCCGGGAACTCGCCTCCAAACCGCGGGGTAACTACTTGCGGAACAGGTGCCTCGGAACCCCCGTGCACAAAGGAGCCGGAAGCTCAATGAAACGTGGATGGATCATCGCGGCCCTGGTCGCTTGGGCGGCGCTGGCCCTTGGGGGCGCTGCCGAGGCAAGCGTCGCGGCATCCCCCCCGGCGCCCCGCCGAGTTGCCGCCTCCCTCCGGCACTCGGCGGCGGGCGCATCGGCCACCGCCACGCGCGGCCTGAGGGCGCGTCATGGACGAAGGCATCACCGCGGACTTCGCCCGGCTGAGGGGCCTCGTCAGATCAGCGCTCGCCCCTCAGGTTCCACGGCAGGAGGCTCCTCCCCCCCGCTGCCGGCCCGCCGAAGCTCGGGCCAGCGCCACAACGCGGCTCTGAGTCCGCCGCCGCACCTTCCTCGGCCGCTCGCGCGAACCAAGGCGGGAAGCCCGGGGCTGGCCGCGGTGTCGCCTTCTTGCATCGCCGTTTTCACCGCGATGAGCCGGCTGGATTCCAATCCCGTGTCGCCGCCCATTTCGCAGGACGACCCGGTTGCCTCCGGCCGGGGCCCCCCGCGGGCCGGCCCCCAATGCGTCGCGCTTTCCCCCTCGCTAATCGCAGCCTCCGGCTTTTCGCGTACCCCGAATTCCATCGCATCACAACCCGATGAAAACCGATCCGGCCCCCTGAGCCCGTTCGAGGCTCCCCCTGCCTTCGCGCGGGCCGAACCGGTTCGCTCCGTTTTGTTTCGGGATCGGCTCGAGAGCCGTCCCCACGCCGACCGCCTGGAGGGCGCGGCGGCGTGCTTCGATTCGCCCTCTACAGGAGGTGTTTCATGTTCCGCTCTGCCAAGTTTCCCACGCTCTCCGCACTCGCGGTCGGGATGATCCTTCCGATCGCCGCGTATGCCGTTCAGGGGACGACCGCGCCCCCGTCGGCCACTCCGGCTACCAAGGCCGCGTTGCACCACACGGCGACGCCGGTCAAGGCGATGAACGCGAGCAAGGCGCACGCGACGCATGCCAAGCGTCCGGCGCCTGTCGACATCAACACGGCGAGCAAGGAAGAGCTGATGGCGCTCCCGGGCGTCACCGATGAGATCGCGCAAAAGATCCTCGACGCCCGTCCCTTCAAATCGAGGGCCGAGCTCCTGAGCAAGAAGATCCTCACGCGCGCCGAGTACTCGAAGCTGCGCGGCCGCGTGATCGCAAAGCAGGAGGCGAAGACGTCCGAGGCCAAGCCGATGGAATCCACGCCGGGATCCAAGGCTCCCGAGGCGACACCCGAAACGAAGTAGTAGATTCACGCTGGCCCGCGGAGGGAAGGAAGCCTACAGTCTCTCCGCGGGCTTCACCTTTTTGTTTCACCGTTCGGAGATCGCGTGCTCGGACTCATCGCGCGTTACACGGAATGGCTTCACACACGCTGGCCCGCCGGCACCGTGGAGAAGCTCCCCGACGCGCGCGAAGGAGGCGGCACGAGCCTCCCCGGCACGTACATTTCGGGCGACCTGACCGGAATTCCGCTCCTCAAGTTCGCGATCGATTCGGGCGTCCGGGTCGTGCGCTCGATCGCCTCGGATTCCGGGCTTCGGTCGGAGGGTTCCGGGGAAGAGGACACGCTCGACGTCGCCATCATAGGAGCGGGAGTGTCCGGCATGGCCGCGGCCGTGGAGGCGAAAAAACAGCCCCTCACGTTCCAGATCTTCGAAGCGACGGAGCCCCTTTCAACCCTCGTGAACTTCCCGAAGGCGAAGCCGATCTATACCTATCCACGCTCGATGAAACCCGCCGGAGATCTCCAGGTGACCGCCGACGTGAAGGAGAAGCTGATCGAGGAGCTGAAGTCTCAGACGGCGCGCGC
It includes:
- a CDS encoding helix-hairpin-helix domain-containing protein produces the protein MFRSAKFPTLSALAVGMILPIAAYAVQGTTAPPSATPATKAALHHTATPVKAMNASKAHATHAKRPAPVDINTASKEELMALPGVTDEIAQKILDARPFKSRAELLSKKILTRAEYSKLRGRVIAKQEAKTSEAKPMESTPGSKAPEATPETK